One stretch of Chryseobacterium indologenes DNA includes these proteins:
- a CDS encoding T9SS type A sorting domain-containing protein, producing MKAKFISKILATAFCVVSTHAFSREFSPPEMYERPDVFRFTPLVAPFTYDLDPLIIINQNVNQKGLVVMSGKLTKPFTSDHIKLSVKYKNGQGDWITAWCKILYSYNQYNEILTARFELPASVQSSYNVKVELSSDTNLNNFNSVVWDKTISHYKLNDYVAVNCDLDENEYTMLLTPKKEGSLVTNSSGKVIGVKDRVTSAYSWNKLSNVLMDNKKDDVVFAPTQPSDLITDTNGNKSVKLINTGAISDTLGATPEFIYNEAAGHPIPYLYSYDDPVYMFAGKFSANGFFVKFSQWPGEPNGPGYFNWKNPNFIESRYFNMYNKSWKSLSEFIPDQEPVVIVSSLTTGLRIYKSDGTYIDLTPSSTSNYGAPYFGYTNNVARRGPGSENLIISNTSEMTLYGVGALRNDVNTSYQSKRSIQDVEKEIFKFIKYTGVFGSTTAYNDISECSQGCFMVNTGAVSDYSVADWTKAPNSYIFTGKDKTGNTVDGLYIPVKKAFAMWQKDKYIGGSDIPAGTLTADVLWEDAHGLIKSGVSYTLEVIGSGEDAKIKVPVNKAKKGNAVIALKVGGEVYWSWHIWVTDDPTNGSTYKSFAGLKRQKNDGTVELIPDSDWGWMDRNLGAMSNSLTSGNWNKNGGLLYQWGRKDPIPPLTAKGNDSYEVSGSIGRIRHRNAQYTANSVKIDALRKFVPVASANVKNNLSLAVKNPLSLIYVGNNSADIAYYDSAKTLMLNWFGKSPDFGSNRLSELNLWSDNSEGKYRDNYLDNNDAQPYKNKSSYDPCPNGWRIPSVLVANAGSKTYIDDIRIDFSPLGVKTDMGKSAFETNAYQIIKPTDAGVPSFMKGFKLYTNLGYDLSSVGGFNMGKFPGTGQLLINRHEGQYTDQHHTALWTATMTRHFDASPSIVARAMFLVPDKEQPDIPDPNYPNINGRYFYQPLSMGETSGANGCRCIKDPLYVVNDYDFPTDFFAEGQYMEGLDHPNTYTMVKSTTESTIEIPISKAFSVQSQLLNNQDILNASNFDNLKTNVLWTTDTGLIKKVSVDQPGSLSAINNAKIKVIVNPNKSGNAVVTLHNGSITNPVYWSWHIWVTNTPIGSNRHITDQPDANAVNYINFAKRSEVLDTEIMDRNLGAVEVFPTIYGDNLNPETALPGSPEQIMLSGGLHYQWGRKDPIPTYRTASDIDYGQYRYKTDAVKYWTGTTAADGTITYAPLIESNYNANYIRPYAIYSNSANANVIATDKPSEKIAKVLSYSVKNPLAFMVPSTLDATGKGSDWLAAEPNLAADRWGRGDKKSPFDPCPEGWRIPDVTTVSVIAVPSNPVAQEDFGLSPWYRKGYRAASSYRIITDNFGIQVRVGKRRIAGFMFPNSDYTVGNYAIFTGMRGYRSVTANTTPNFASSEGDSNGSLYTGFWTSGLSSNFNGRPINLLLKKYDSGVPQNFIQAFHDNNDPYFGASCRCVKVKTDGINEAGPIPRLQVTTVSTARATNILAKKDVEEKIVQNKLEVFPNPVKSILYIKGNDKVREYHYQIYNMSGLLVKSGKFENEQTDLSALTAGVYLIRINSSENVVKIIKE from the coding sequence ATGAAAGCAAAATTTATTTCCAAAATTTTGGCAACAGCATTCTGCGTGGTGTCAACTCATGCTTTTTCGCGGGAATTTTCACCTCCGGAAATGTATGAAAGACCTGATGTTTTCAGGTTTACCCCCCTTGTAGCTCCATTTACTTATGATCTGGATCCCCTGATCATTATCAATCAGAATGTCAATCAGAAAGGGTTGGTTGTCATGAGTGGAAAGCTTACAAAGCCCTTTACCAGCGATCATATAAAACTATCGGTTAAGTATAAGAATGGGCAGGGTGATTGGATTACCGCATGGTGTAAAATCCTGTATTCGTATAACCAGTACAATGAAATTCTTACTGCCCGTTTTGAACTTCCAGCTTCCGTCCAGAGTTCTTATAATGTAAAAGTGGAATTAAGTTCCGACACTAATCTTAATAATTTCAATAGTGTTGTTTGGGACAAGACTATAAGTCATTATAAACTTAATGATTACGTTGCTGTCAACTGTGATCTGGATGAGAATGAATATACAATGCTTCTAACTCCTAAAAAAGAGGGCTCATTGGTTACCAACAGCAGTGGAAAAGTGATTGGAGTGAAAGACAGGGTAACTTCAGCTTATTCCTGGAATAAACTGAGTAATGTTTTGATGGATAATAAAAAAGATGATGTTGTCTTCGCGCCTACTCAGCCATCAGATCTGATAACAGATACAAACGGTAATAAATCTGTGAAATTAATCAATACAGGAGCGATTAGTGATACATTGGGTGCCACTCCTGAATTTATTTATAATGAAGCAGCAGGGCATCCCATTCCTTATCTCTATAGCTATGATGATCCGGTGTATATGTTTGCGGGTAAGTTCTCAGCTAACGGATTTTTTGTGAAGTTCAGCCAGTGGCCGGGGGAGCCTAACGGTCCAGGGTATTTTAACTGGAAAAATCCAAACTTTATAGAAAGCAGATACTTTAATATGTACAATAAGTCTTGGAAAAGTTTATCTGAATTTATTCCCGATCAGGAACCGGTTGTTATTGTATCGAGTCTTACAACCGGGCTAAGGATCTATAAAAGTGATGGAACGTATATAGATCTTACACCAAGCAGTACGAGTAATTATGGTGCTCCTTATTTCGGATATACAAACAATGTTGCGAGAAGAGGACCAGGATCTGAAAACCTTATCATTTCCAATACTTCAGAGATGACTTTGTACGGTGTTGGTGCCTTGAGGAATGATGTCAACACATCATATCAGTCCAAAAGATCTATACAGGATGTTGAAAAAGAAATTTTCAAATTTATTAAATACACCGGTGTTTTTGGCTCAACGACTGCTTATAATGATATTTCAGAATGCTCACAAGGTTGTTTTATGGTAAATACAGGGGCTGTTTCAGATTATAGTGTTGCAGACTGGACAAAGGCTCCTAACAGTTATATTTTTACAGGAAAAGATAAAACAGGGAATACGGTTGACGGTCTTTATATTCCGGTTAAAAAAGCTTTTGCCATGTGGCAGAAGGATAAATACATTGGTGGGTCTGATATTCCTGCGGGAACATTGACCGCAGATGTTTTATGGGAAGATGCTCATGGGTTAATTAAATCAGGAGTTAGCTATACCCTTGAAGTTATAGGCTCTGGGGAAGATGCTAAAATAAAAGTTCCTGTTAACAAAGCTAAAAAAGGGAATGCCGTGATCGCCTTAAAAGTAGGGGGTGAAGTGTATTGGTCATGGCATATCTGGGTAACGGATGATCCTACTAATGGTTCTACTTATAAAAGTTTTGCCGGACTAAAAAGACAAAAGAATGATGGAACGGTGGAATTGATTCCGGATTCAGATTGGGGCTGGATGGATAGAAACCTTGGGGCAATGAGTAATTCTTTAACTTCGGGAAACTGGAATAAAAATGGCGGATTACTTTATCAATGGGGAAGAAAAGATCCGATTCCTCCTTTAACGGCAAAAGGAAATGATTCTTATGAAGTGTCAGGCTCTATAGGACGGATAAGACATAGAAATGCTCAATATACTGCAAATTCAGTTAAAATTGATGCCCTTAGAAAATTCGTTCCGGTAGCCAGTGCTAATGTAAAAAATAACCTTTCCCTTGCCGTTAAAAATCCATTAAGTCTTATTTATGTTGGAAATAACAGTGCAGATATTGCCTATTATGACAGTGCTAAGACACTCATGTTAAACTGGTTTGGGAAATCACCTGATTTTGGTAGTAATCGTCTTTCTGAACTGAATTTATGGTCTGATAATTCAGAAGGAAAATACAGAGATAATTATCTGGATAACAATGATGCACAACCATACAAAAATAAATCATCTTATGATCCGTGCCCTAATGGATGGAGAATTCCCTCTGTTTTAGTAGCTAACGCAGGTTCAAAGACTTATATTGATGATATTAGAATTGATTTCTCTCCTTTGGGAGTGAAAACCGATATGGGTAAGAGTGCTTTTGAAACCAATGCCTATCAGATCATCAAACCTACAGATGCAGGGGTGCCTAGCTTTATGAAAGGGTTTAAACTGTACACGAACTTAGGATATGACCTTTCCAGTGTAGGTGGATTTAATATGGGTAAATTCCCAGGCACGGGGCAATTGCTTATCAATAGACATGAAGGGCAGTACACGGATCAGCACCATACCGCTTTATGGACAGCTACTATGACCAGACATTTCGATGCTTCTCCATCTATAGTAGCCAGAGCTATGTTTTTAGTTCCCGATAAAGAACAGCCTGATATCCCGGACCCGAACTATCCGAACATTAACGGAAGATATTTCTATCAACCTTTATCTATGGGGGAAACTTCTGGTGCTAACGGCTGCAGATGTATCAAGGATCCTTTATATGTAGTGAACGATTATGATTTTCCTACAGACTTCTTTGCAGAAGGACAATATATGGAAGGGTTAGATCATCCCAATACCTATACAATGGTAAAATCTACCACAGAATCAACGATTGAAATTCCAATAAGTAAAGCTTTTTCAGTTCAAAGTCAATTATTAAATAATCAGGATATTTTAAATGCTTCAAATTTTGATAATTTAAAAACGAATGTCCTGTGGACTACGGATACTGGTTTGATTAAGAAGGTTTCCGTAGATCAGCCGGGTTCTTTATCAGCCATTAATAATGCAAAAATAAAAGTCATTGTTAACCCGAATAAAAGTGGTAATGCTGTTGTTACATTGCATAACGGAAGTATTACAAATCCGGTATATTGGAGCTGGCATATTTGGGTCACTAATACTCCTATTGGATCCAATCGCCATATCACAGACCAGCCGGATGCCAATGCGGTGAACTATATAAATTTTGCAAAAAGAAGTGAAGTGCTGGATACTGAAATCATGGATAGAAATTTAGGCGCAGTAGAAGTATTTCCTACCATTTATGGGGATAATTTAAACCCTGAGACTGCGTTACCGGGTTCTCCGGAACAAATTATGCTATCAGGCGGACTGCATTATCAATGGGGAAGAAAAGATCCTATCCCAACGTATAGAACAGCATCAGATATTGATTATGGTCAATATCGATATAAAACAGATGCTGTAAAATACTGGACAGGAACCACTGCTGCAGATGGAACGATTACCTATGCTCCTTTAATTGAATCCAATTATAATGCTAATTATATCAGGCCTTATGCTATCTATAGTAATTCTGCTAACGCAAATGTTATAGCTACAGACAAACCTTCTGAAAAAATAGCAAAAGTGCTGTCATATTCTGTGAAAAATCCATTAGCATTTATGGTGCCAAGTACTTTGGATGCTACAGGAAAAGGTTCAGACTGGTTGGCTGCAGAACCTAATTTAGCTGCCGACCGTTGGGGGAGAGGTGATAAAAAATCTCCTTTTGACCCTTGTCCGGAAGGATGGAGAATCCCGGATGTAACTACCGTATCGGTTATAGCAGTGCCGTCAAATCCTGTAGCACAGGAGGATTTCGGTCTTAGTCCTTGGTATAGAAAAGGGTACAGAGCTGCCAGTTCATATAGAATTATTACAGACAATTTTGGTATTCAGGTAAGAGTTGGAAAGAGAAGAATAGCCGGATTTATGTTCCCTAATAGTGATTACACTGTTGGTAACTATGCCATATTTACAGGAATGAGAGGGTACAGAAGTGTTACAGCGAATACAACGCCTAATTTTGCGTCTTCTGAAGGGGATAGCAATGGAAGTCTGTACACGGGGTTCTGGACATCAGGCCTAAGTTCCAATTTCAATGGCAGGCCAATTAACCTGCTTCTCAAAAAATATGATAGTGGAGTTCCTCAAAATTTTATTCAGGCATTTCATGATAATAATGATCCTTACTTCGGAGCAAGTTGCCGTTGTGTAAAAGTAAAAACCGATGGGATTAATGAAGCAGGTCCAATACCAAGATTACAGGTGACTACGGTTTCTACAGCCAGAGCCACAAATATTTTGGCAAAAAAAGATGTTGAAGAAAAGATCGTTCAGAATAAACTTGAAGTATTCCCTAATCCGGTAAAGAGTATATTGTACATCAAAGGAAATGATAAAGTAAGAGAATATCATTACCAAATTTATAATATGTCTGGGCTGTTGGTAAAATCGGGTAAATTTGAAAACGAACAAACAGACCTTTCTGCTTTAACGGCGGGAGTTTATCTTATCAGGATCAATAGCTCTGAAAATGTAGTGAAGATCATTAAAGAATAA
- a CDS encoding acyltransferase family protein: MAEKKNRILVLDGLRGLAILLVFLFHGYYIWDKNYPFGGLYKGNILVKYGDLGVQLFFLISGFVILMSLEKTPGFIQFIKNRWVRLFPSMLLCSLIIYLTAGFFSERPLGIPGLKSLLPGILFVDEGLFERIFKTDFPVLESSFWSLYIEVKFYLIFGALYYLFKRNMALLGIFIIYLTAVSYQILEFHHLLPLEFLKFKAYIGNFVYFGWFVSGALIYIYYKERDKRYLYAFVIATICAMFYMYRLQDMTRNLYLLILVLIFVGALFWDKMERFFSMRLFTFVGFVSYPIYLLHENMMIAWMVKIDKHISVPYWLLPIISFSLVIPVAYIVAKYIEPPIQKKLKILLKNIK, from the coding sequence ATGGCTGAAAAGAAAAATAGGATATTAGTTTTAGACGGTTTAAGGGGGCTAGCTATTTTGTTGGTTTTTCTTTTCCACGGATACTATATTTGGGATAAAAATTATCCCTTTGGAGGCTTGTATAAAGGTAATATCCTGGTAAAATATGGGGATCTTGGGGTACAGCTTTTTTTTCTCATATCCGGATTTGTTATTCTGATGTCATTGGAAAAAACTCCAGGGTTTATCCAGTTTATTAAAAACAGATGGGTGAGACTTTTTCCAAGTATGCTGCTCTGTTCCTTAATTATCTATCTTACTGCCGGATTTTTTTCTGAAAGACCATTGGGAATTCCAGGGCTTAAATCTTTGCTTCCGGGAATTTTATTCGTAGATGAGGGGCTGTTTGAACGTATTTTTAAAACAGATTTTCCTGTTTTGGAATCATCGTTCTGGTCTTTATATATTGAAGTGAAATTTTATTTGATTTTTGGAGCGCTTTATTATCTGTTTAAAAGAAATATGGCATTGCTGGGAATCTTTATCATTTACTTGACGGCTGTATCCTATCAGATTCTGGAATTCCACCATCTGCTTCCTTTGGAATTTCTGAAGTTTAAAGCATACATTGGAAATTTTGTATATTTTGGATGGTTTGTTTCAGGGGCATTAATTTATATTTACTATAAAGAAAGAGATAAAAGGTATCTGTATGCATTTGTTATTGCTACAATATGCGCTATGTTTTATATGTACAGGCTCCAGGATATGACGAGAAATTTATATCTTCTGATATTGGTTCTTATTTTTGTAGGAGCATTATTCTGGGATAAGATGGAACGTTTCTTTTCTATGAGACTGTTTACTTTTGTCGGTTTTGTTAGTTATCCTATTTATTTACTGCATGAAAATATGATGATTGCATGGATGGTAAAGATTGACAAGCATATTTCTGTTCCTTACTGGCTTCTGCCTATTATTTCTTTTTCACTCGTTATTCCTGTAGCATATATTGTGGCAAAGTATATTGAACCACCAATCCAGAAAAAATTAAAAATTTTGCTTAAAAATATAAAATAA
- a CDS encoding EpsG family protein — protein MSLLHPYYIIAIIYMLLFSFHEVYSGKTNKGALYVLAVYLVIIAGFRDDVGPDYGSYVGIYVYSDTKDYLSIFLSALSIKGPQIVEQEWLYVLINKILLNIFDAPFYMLTFVVAALVTFFKTKFVEENTHYPFTFLLFVFIPGFFIGESGQIRQNLGCFMGYWAIRYIKERNLWMYLLWIYLAAGIHNVCYLLLPMYWVARIPLNKIWMLIFILISVFLSPFEVYRYFGDILGSIANENTLIDGFNGYVNESVERLNGGFGIPEAMLAICTAFLFIFDTKMKEKYPYYEYHRNYTVIGICFYFIFRNNPIFSSRLTGTFLAFSYILIPNTMFVVSNVMRAAIHSFIIFLVIFNFVVFSMFKNITAGRFTIDLYHNHILP, from the coding sequence ATGAGTTTATTGCACCCATATTATATTATTGCAATCATCTATATGTTGCTTTTCAGTTTTCACGAAGTGTATTCCGGGAAAACAAATAAAGGGGCGCTTTATGTTTTGGCAGTATATCTTGTTATTATTGCAGGATTTCGTGATGATGTAGGACCTGATTACGGAAGTTATGTAGGGATTTATGTGTACTCCGATACCAAAGACTATCTGAGTATTTTTCTTTCGGCACTTTCAATAAAAGGACCACAGATTGTAGAGCAGGAGTGGCTCTATGTTTTGATTAATAAGATTCTTCTTAATATTTTTGACGCTCCCTTTTACATGCTGACCTTTGTGGTTGCGGCATTGGTAACATTTTTTAAAACAAAATTTGTTGAAGAAAATACACACTATCCTTTCACCTTTCTGCTTTTTGTTTTTATTCCAGGATTCTTCATTGGTGAGAGTGGACAGATCAGACAAAATCTAGGCTGTTTTATGGGGTATTGGGCTATCCGGTATATCAAAGAGCGGAATTTATGGATGTATCTTTTATGGATCTATCTCGCAGCAGGTATTCATAATGTGTGTTACCTGTTGCTTCCAATGTATTGGGTAGCCAGAATTCCACTGAATAAGATATGGATGCTTATTTTTATTCTGATATCAGTATTCCTTTCTCCATTTGAAGTGTATAGGTACTTTGGGGACATACTAGGAAGTATAGCAAATGAAAATACCTTAATAGATGGTTTCAACGGTTATGTTAATGAATCTGTCGAGAGACTGAACGGAGGTTTTGGAATTCCAGAGGCTATGTTAGCTATTTGTACCGCCTTCCTTTTCATTTTTGATACAAAAATGAAAGAAAAATATCCTTATTATGAATACCATAGGAATTATACTGTAATAGGTATTTGCTTTTATTTTATCTTTAGAAATAATCCTATCTTTTCGTCAAGATTAACAGGAACTTTCCTGGCGTTTTCCTATATTTTAATTCCGAATACCATGTTTGTGGTTTCTAATGTGATGAGAGCTGCCATCCATAGCTTCATTATATTTTTGGTGATTTTTAACTTTGTGGTATTCTCCATGTTTAAAAATATTACGGCAGGAAGATTTACAATAGATCTTTATCATAACCATATTCTTCCGTAA
- a CDS encoding MMPL family transporter has protein sequence MHRFFIFLYYLISRNKILSVFTALGIALLCLFFASKINFEEDINQIIPKNEKSDLTAKVLKQLNFSDKIIVIIENKSNEDSFQLSETADTFLQKTKPLQKYIGSIQGKVNDHEISETFDFVNQNLPLFLNENDYQEIEKKLQKDSIAQQVENNYIALASPTSLVTKEFIKKDPLGLTFLGIKKLNALNISQDFKLEDSYIVTKDGKNLLLFIEPKNKSNDTKANEAFIDQLNIIKDNLNKQFRGKTEISYFGSPVIAVANAKQIKKDIQNTVVISMTVLLVLLIYYFRNFFTPIIVFLPTVFSVLLALLVLYFIKDKISAISLSVGAILIGITIDYALHILTHYKHNNNIEELYKEITQPIILSSATTAVSFLCLVFVRSEALKDLGLFAAITVILSSITALIIVPQLYKPKHTKEKLSTNFIDKIGSYPYEKNKPLIIGCSVIIVACLFGFRHVGFNEDIGDLNYIPKEMRISEAKLQKLSDITSKSIYTISYGNSEEEALARNSQLNTFLEQEKKEGKILSYNSIGSIVLSEKDQQKKIGEWNRFWNDIKKNQTISELVSNGNKFGFNSSAFTQFSEILNKNYSTLGIRDYEKVKALQISEFMSNENGFYTVSNVVKVDEKKRDAFIKDIEKKHDALAIDRQQMNENFLGLLKRDFNTLINYSLLAIILTIIVFFRNFELTVLTMFPIVLTGVVTAGILYFLGLELNIFSTVVCTLVFGVGDDFSIFLTQAMQKEHTTGKNELPTYRTSIILAVFTTILSIGSLIFAKHPALHSLALVALIGMFSVIIITSTLYPFWFRLLITNRAKKGLSPITFRLLIISVISFLYYGLGGMIFSAIGSFFVKNSKGKTLNIIKLILAKFLTSVLYSNPFVKKKVITNPNEDFSKPAVIIANHTSFLDTLAIAMTTHKIIYLVNDWVYQSPVFGKLVRALGFYPVSQGIENGMDKLKEKIAQGYSLVVFPEAERSYTNDVKRFHKGAFYLAEQFELDILPLYIHGNSEVLPKGDFIIYDGSIIVKVGDRISKDDLSFGKNYSERTKKINAYYREEFARLREEIEDENYFKKQLFLSYLYKDNEVVTEIKKDFNNNKSVYFELNKHIPANANILHIADDFGQKDTLLTLYQASRRIFSWIRKEEKRAVAAHNYLVKRRKINYIKDWSEVNKKMDVLLVSDDNFNINDLQSVPETIIFVNTTNKVIESENHTLKFSSESLKVFKTE, from the coding sequence ATGCATCGCTTTTTTATATTTTTATATTATCTGATTTCCAGAAACAAAATTCTTTCTGTTTTTACAGCATTAGGAATTGCCCTCTTATGTCTGTTCTTTGCTTCAAAGATTAATTTTGAAGAAGATATCAATCAGATCATTCCTAAAAATGAAAAATCGGATCTTACAGCAAAGGTTCTTAAGCAGCTTAATTTTTCAGACAAGATTATTGTAATTATAGAAAACAAATCCAATGAAGACAGCTTCCAGCTTTCTGAAACGGCAGATACTTTTTTACAAAAAACTAAACCTTTACAAAAGTACATTGGCTCAATCCAGGGAAAAGTGAATGATCATGAAATCTCCGAAACCTTTGATTTCGTGAACCAAAACCTGCCTTTATTTCTCAATGAAAACGACTATCAGGAGATTGAAAAGAAGCTTCAAAAGGACAGCATTGCCCAACAGGTAGAAAATAATTATATAGCATTGGCCTCTCCTACAAGCCTTGTAACCAAAGAATTTATAAAAAAAGACCCTCTTGGATTAACCTTTCTGGGAATCAAAAAACTAAATGCCTTAAATATCAGCCAAGACTTTAAACTGGAAGATAGCTATATTGTAACCAAAGATGGCAAAAACCTTCTGCTCTTCATTGAACCTAAAAATAAAAGTAACGATACAAAGGCTAATGAAGCTTTTATTGACCAGCTTAATATCATAAAAGACAACCTGAATAAGCAGTTCAGGGGAAAAACTGAAATCAGTTATTTTGGTTCCCCGGTCATTGCAGTAGCCAATGCCAAACAAATCAAAAAAGACATTCAGAATACAGTTGTGATATCGATGACGGTGCTTTTAGTCCTGCTGATCTATTATTTCAGAAATTTCTTTACCCCGATCATAGTTTTTCTTCCTACGGTATTTTCTGTTTTACTGGCATTATTAGTATTGTACTTTATAAAGGATAAAATTTCTGCCATTTCACTAAGTGTGGGTGCCATCCTTATCGGAATTACTATAGATTATGCCCTGCATATTCTTACCCACTACAAACACAACAACAATATTGAGGAACTTTACAAAGAAATCACTCAACCAATTATTTTAAGTAGTGCTACTACTGCCGTTTCCTTTTTGTGTCTGGTTTTTGTTCGGTCTGAAGCATTAAAGGATCTTGGACTTTTTGCGGCTATTACCGTTATTTTGTCCTCCATTACGGCTTTAATTATTGTCCCGCAGCTTTATAAACCTAAGCATACCAAAGAGAAACTCAGCACCAATTTTATTGACAAAATTGGGTCATACCCTTATGAAAAAAACAAACCTTTAATTATTGGATGCTCTGTTATCATCGTGGCATGTCTGTTTGGATTCAGGCATGTAGGCTTTAATGAAGATATTGGAGATCTGAATTATATTCCGAAGGAAATGAGGATCAGTGAAGCCAAGCTGCAGAAGCTTTCTGATATTACTTCAAAATCCATTTATACCATTTCTTATGGAAATTCTGAAGAGGAGGCTTTGGCCAGAAACTCCCAATTAAATACATTCCTTGAACAAGAGAAAAAAGAAGGCAAAATCCTCAGCTACAATTCTATTGGAAGTATTGTTCTGTCTGAAAAGGATCAGCAAAAAAAGATTGGGGAATGGAATCGCTTCTGGAATGACATCAAAAAGAATCAAACCATCTCTGAATTAGTCAGTAATGGGAATAAGTTTGGATTCAACAGTTCAGCTTTTACTCAATTCAGTGAAATTTTAAATAAAAACTATTCTACATTAGGCATCAGGGATTATGAGAAGGTGAAAGCCCTTCAGATTTCGGAGTTTATGAGCAATGAAAACGGTTTTTATACGGTTTCCAATGTAGTGAAGGTTGATGAGAAAAAAAGAGACGCCTTCATCAAGGACATTGAAAAAAAGCATGATGCCTTGGCCATTGACCGCCAGCAGATGAATGAAAACTTTTTAGGCTTATTAAAAAGAGATTTCAACACCTTGATTAACTATTCTCTTCTGGCCATCATTTTAACGATTATTGTTTTCTTCAGAAATTTTGAACTGACCGTTCTTACCATGTTTCCTATTGTTCTGACAGGAGTGGTAACAGCCGGAATTCTTTATTTCTTAGGACTGGAATTAAATATTTTCAGTACAGTAGTCTGCACATTGGTCTTCGGAGTAGGTGATGATTTCAGTATTTTCCTGACCCAGGCCATGCAAAAAGAGCATACAACAGGAAAGAATGAACTTCCCACTTATAGAACTTCAATTATTCTGGCAGTATTCACAACTATATTATCCATTGGGTCTTTGATTTTCGCTAAACACCCAGCCTTGCATTCATTAGCTTTGGTTGCTTTGATCGGAATGTTCTCTGTAATTATTATTACCTCTACTCTATATCCGTTCTGGTTCAGATTATTGATTACCAACAGAGCTAAAAAAGGACTTTCACCTATAACATTCAGACTATTGATCATCTCAGTAATCAGCTTTTTATATTATGGACTGGGAGGAATGATATTTTCAGCTATAGGAAGCTTCTTTGTGAAAAACTCAAAGGGTAAAACCCTGAATATTATCAAACTTATTTTAGCTAAGTTTTTAACTTCCGTTCTGTATTCGAATCCTTTTGTAAAGAAGAAGGTCATTACAAATCCAAATGAGGACTTCAGCAAGCCGGCAGTCATCATTGCTAACCACACCTCTTTTCTGGATACTCTGGCTATTGCAATGACCACCCACAAAATCATTTATTTAGTGAATGATTGGGTGTACCAATCTCCGGTCTTCGGAAAATTGGTAAGAGCATTGGGCTTTTATCCGGTTTCTCAAGGTATTGAAAACGGAATGGATAAACTGAAAGAAAAAATTGCACAGGGATATTCTCTTGTTGTTTTCCCTGAAGCGGAACGTTCTTACACCAATGATGTGAAAAGATTCCATAAAGGAGCATTCTATCTTGCGGAACAGTTTGAGCTGGATATTCTTCCTTTATACATTCATGGAAATTCTGAAGTACTACCGAAAGGAGACTTTATTATCTATGATGGAAGCATTATTGTAAAAGTAGGTGACAGAATCAGTAAAGATGATCTTAGTTTTGGTAAAAATTACTCTGAAAGAACGAAAAAGATCAATGCTTACTACAGAGAGGAATTTGCCAGGCTGAGAGAGGAGATCGAAGACGAAAATTATTTTAAAAAACAGCTGTTCTTAAGCTATTTATATAAAGACAATGAAGTAGTAACGGAAATAAAGAAAGATTTCAACAATAATAAATCCGTTTATTTTGAGCTGAATAAACATATTCCTGCCAATGCTAACATCCTTCATATCGCTGATGATTTTGGGCAAAAAGATACTTTGCTTACCTTATACCAGGCCAGCAGAAGAATCTTTTCATGGATCAGGAAGGAAGAGAAAAGAGCAGTAGCAGCCCATAACTACCTGGTAAAAAGAAGAAAGATCAACTATATAAAAGATTGGTCTGAAGTAAATAAAAAGATGGATGTTCTCCTGGTTTCCGATGATAACTTTAATATTAACGATTTGCAGAGCGTCCCTGAAACCATCATTTTCGTCAATACCACAAACAAGGTGATAGAAAGTGAAAATCATACATTAAAATTCAGTTCTGAATCATTAAAAGTATTTAAAACAGAATAA